From one Lotus japonicus ecotype B-129 chromosome 3, LjGifu_v1.2 genomic stretch:
- the LOC130745441 gene encoding putative disease resistance protein At3g14460 isoform X2: protein MLLSINAVVDDAELKQIRNGNVKAWLDAVKDAAFDAEDLLDEIDAQLSLKNQEAESQPTASKVWNFFNATVSAFDKEIEPRMQEILDNLEYLARQKDILGLREGAGFGVGSTRQVSQKLPSTSLFGETVIYGRHHDKGTVFGWLMSDSENDDHQLSIISVVGMGGMGKTTLAQHLYNDPRLEGKFDIKAWVCVSDDFDVFKVTRAILDEITRSSDDSRELNTLQVKLKEKLMGKSFLLVLDDVWNEDHMQWESLRAPFSSAAQGSKILVTTRSMKVASIMRSNQTCQLEQLQEQHSWQLFSKHAFQDENSQLNPDFKEVGIKIVRKCKGLPLALKSIGSLLYTKSSSLEWERILKSEVWEIPEADNNIIPALILSYQYLPSHLKRCFAYCSLFPKGYVFEKEDLVLLWMAEKFLKCFQKGKSIEEVGEEYFNDLLSMSFFQHSRGDRRKFVMHDLLNDLAKYVSGDFAYRLEVEEAQNISKMIRHFSFLRSKYEASERFDALYNTNRLRTFLPLGRNANVLFRSPFWISDVLVHALVSKFKYLRALSFSGYGVFELPDSVGNLIHLRHLDLSCTLIKKLPDSICFLYNLETLKLKECQSLEELPLNLHKLTKLRYLDFSGTKVRKMPMHLEKLNNLQVLNSFYVGKGGEYNIQQLGELNLHGALSIFELQNIVNPSDALTANLKNKVHLVKLELEWSANDDDSQKGREVLEKLQPSKHLKKLSISNYGSTRFPDWFGDNSLSNVVSITLRYCVNCVSLPSFGLLPSLKKLSIIGLHGVVVIGGEFYGNGSSTIPFASLERLEFEDMKELEEWECKRVGDFFPRLEDLIVSNCPKLKEHLPKQLPSLKLLSINCCFRLVGSVPLAPSIQKLNLHNCGKLQFGHNPSTLQRLRIGGRCMKGSLLESIWHTISNNTSLVELLIVTCPNMNIPISPCYKFLVSLTIIDSYKSLRIFPLHFFPNLNSLELVRCPNLEMITQEEHGHNLTKLNILWCPKFTSFPKGGLSAPRLQNFNISGLENLRSLPESMHILLPSLDELNICDCPQLEPFSDGALPPNLQYLILGKRFMPSLIQALAANTSQLRLRFTLMDDVECFPDEGLLPHSLTSLEIYNFPNLTKLDYRGLCHLPSLTELHLFNCPGLQCFPEEGLPKSISKLSIRRNCPLLKQLCQKPNGEDWGKISHIQWIYIDDE from the coding sequence ATGCTGCTATCCATCAATGCTGTTGTTGATGATGCAGAGCTAAAGCAGATCAGAAATGGAAACGTGAAAGCATGGCTTGATGCTGTCAAGGATGCTGCCTTTGATGCAGAGGATCTCTTGGATGAAATAGACGCTCAACTCTCCCTAAAAAACCAGGAAGCTGAATCTCAGCCCACTGCCAGCAAGGTATGGAATTTCTTCAATGCTACTGTGAGTGCATTTGATAAGGAAATTGAACCAAGGATGCAAGAAATCCTTGACAACCTAGAATATCTTGCTAGGCAAAAGGATATACTAGGTTTGAGAGAGGGAGCTGGTTTTGGTGTTGGGTCAACTAGGCAAGTGTCACAAAAATTGCCATCAACATCTTTGTTTGGTGAAACTGTTATATATGGTAGACACCATgacaaaggcactgtctttggtTGGTTGATGTCcgactctgagaatgatgacCATCAGCTGTCCATAATTTCTGTAGTGGGTATGGGCGGCATGGGTAAGACCACTCTTGCCCAACATTTATACAATGACCCAAGGCTGGAGGGTAAATTTGACATCAAAGCTTGGGTCTGTGTTTCAGATGACTTTGATGTTTTTAAGGTGACAAGAGCAATTCTAGATGAAATCACTAGATCCAGTGATGACAGCAGAGAGCTCAATACGCTTCAGGTAAAACTGAAAGAAAAGTTGATGGGGaagagctttcttcttgtttTGGATGACGTTTGGAATGAAGATCACATGCAATGGGAATCTCTCCGAGCTCCTTTCAGCAGTGCTGCTCAAGGAAGCAAAATTCTGGTCACTACACGCAGTATGAAAGTTGCTTCAATCATGCGATCAAATCAGACCTGTCAGCTAGAACAATTACAAGAACAACATAGTTGGCAATTGTTCTCTAAGCATGCATTTCAGGATGAGAATTCTCAGTTAAATCCAGACTTTAAGGAGGTTGGTATAAAGATAGTTAGAAAATGCAAAGGCTTGCCTCTAGCCTTGAAAAGTATTGGAAGTCTCTTATACACAAAATCATCTTCATTGGAATGGGAGAGAATATTGAAAAGTGAGGTATGGGAGATACCAGAAGCGGATAACAATATCATCCCTGCTTTAatactaagctatcaatacctTCCTTCTCATCTGAAGAGATGCTTTGCTTATTGTTCTTTATTCCCCAAAGGCTATGTGTTTGAGAAAGAGGATTTAGTTCTACTATGGATGGCAGAAAAGTTTCTAAAATGTTTTCAGAAGGGTAAGAGTATAGAAGAAGTGGGTGAAGAGTACTTTAATGATTTGTTATCGATGTCTTTTTTTCAACATTCAAGGGGAGATCGAAGGAAATTTGTCATGCATGACCTTCTCAATGATTTGGCAAAATATGTGTCTGGGGATTTTGCTTACAGGTTGGAGGTTGAAGAAGCACAAAATATATCGAAAATGATTcgtcatttttcatttttaagaaGTAAATATGAAGCTTCTGAAAGATTTGATGCATTGTACAATACCAATCGATTACGAACATTTCTACCATTAGGTAGGAATGCCAACGTACTCTTTCGCTCACCCTTCTGGATATCTGACGTGTTGGTGCATGCATTGGTCTCCAAGTTCAAGTATTTGCGTGCCTTATCTTTTTCTGGTTATGGGGTGTTTGAGTTGCCTGACTCAGTAGGCAATCTTATACATCTGCGTCATCTAGACCTTTCTTGTACCCTCATAAAAAAGTTACCTGATTCAATATGTTTTCTCTATAACTTAGAGACATTGAAGTTGAAGGAATGCCAATCTTTGGAAGAGCTGCCCTTGAATTTGCATAAACTCACTAAATTGCGCTATCTTGATTTTAGTGGAACAAAGGTGAGAAAAATGCCAATGCACTTGGAAAAATTAAACAATCTTCAAGTACTGAATTCATTTTATGTGGGAAAAGGTGGTGAGTATAATATTCAGCAATTAGGTGAACTCAATCTTCATGGAGCACTATCAATTTTTGAGCTGCAGAATATTGTCAATCCCTCGGATGCATTAACagcaaatttaaaaaataaagtacACCTCGTGAAGCTTGAGTTAGAATGGAGTGCAAACGATGATGATTCACAGAAAGGAAGAGAAGTTCTTGAGAAGCTGCAACCTTCCAAACACTTGAAGAAGCTATCAATTAGCAACTATGGCAGTACCCGATTTCCAGATTGGTTTGGAGATAATTCGTTGTCTAATGTGGTGTCCATAACATTGAGATATTGCGTCAATTGTGTGTCATTGCCTTCCTTTGGGCTGTTGCCATCTCTGAAGAAGCTTTCAATTATTGGGCTCCATGGGGTAGTGGTAATTGGTGGTGAGTTTTATGGGAACGGGAGTTCTACTATTCCATTTGCATCATTGGAAAGATTAGAATTTGAGGATATGAAAGAATTGGAAGAATGGGAATGTAAAAGAGTGGGGGATTTTTTTCCACGCCTCGAAGACCTTATTGTTTCGAATTGTCCCAAGCTAAAAGAGCATTTGCCGAAACAGCTTCCTTCTTTGAAGCTATTATCTATTAATTGCTGTTTTCGGCTTGTGGGTTCTGTTCCATTGGCTCCATCCATTCAAAAATTGAATCTACATAACTGTGGAAAGCTGCAATTTGGTCATAATCCCTCTACTCTTCAAAGGCTCAGGATTGGTGGACGTTGCATGAAAGGTTCGTTGCTTGAAAGCATTTGGCACACCATATCTAATAATACCTCTCTTGTTGAATTACTAATTGTTACTTGCCCAAATATGAACATTCCCATTAGCCCTTGCTACAAATTCCTTGTATCATTGACCATCATTGATAGCTACAAATCTCTAAGGATCTTTCCTCTGCATTTCTTCCCCAATCTCAATTCTCTCGAACTGGTGCGTTGCCCCAATCTTGAAATGATTACACAGGAGGAGCATGGCCATAATCTCACTAAGCTGAATATCCTATGGTGCCCTAAGTTTACATCATTTCCCAAAGGAGGACTCTCTGCACCGAGGCTACAGAATTTTAATATTAGTGGATTGGAGAATTTAAGATCATTGCCTGAAAGCATGCATATCCTTCTTCCATCTCTTGATGAGCTCAACATATGTGATTGTCCACAACTGGAGCCGTTCTCTGATGGAGCTTTGCCGCCAAACCTACAATATTTGATTCTTGGAAAACGTTTTATGCCATCACTGATACAGGCTTTGGCAGCCAACACTTCTCAGCTTCGCTTGCGTTTCACATTAAtggatgatgtggagtgttttCCTGATGAAGGGTTGCTGCCACACTCACTCACTTCTCTGGAGATATATAATTTTCCAAATCTTACAAAACTGGACTACAGGGGTCTCTGCCACCTCCCCTCTCT
- the LOC130745441 gene encoding putative disease resistance RPP13-like protein 1 isoform X1, whose amino-acid sequence MAVELVGGALASAFFQVTFERLASADILAYFRGRKLNEKLLKKLHIMLLSINAVVDDAELKQIRNGNVKAWLDAVKDAAFDAEDLLDEIDAQLSLKNQEAESQPTASKVWNFFNATVSAFDKEIEPRMQEILDNLEYLARQKDILGLREGAGFGVGSTRQVSQKLPSTSLFGETVIYGRHHDKGTVFGWLMSDSENDDHQLSIISVVGMGGMGKTTLAQHLYNDPRLEGKFDIKAWVCVSDDFDVFKVTRAILDEITRSSDDSRELNTLQVKLKEKLMGKSFLLVLDDVWNEDHMQWESLRAPFSSAAQGSKILVTTRSMKVASIMRSNQTCQLEQLQEQHSWQLFSKHAFQDENSQLNPDFKEVGIKIVRKCKGLPLALKSIGSLLYTKSSSLEWERILKSEVWEIPEADNNIIPALILSYQYLPSHLKRCFAYCSLFPKGYVFEKEDLVLLWMAEKFLKCFQKGKSIEEVGEEYFNDLLSMSFFQHSRGDRRKFVMHDLLNDLAKYVSGDFAYRLEVEEAQNISKMIRHFSFLRSKYEASERFDALYNTNRLRTFLPLGRNANVLFRSPFWISDVLVHALVSKFKYLRALSFSGYGVFELPDSVGNLIHLRHLDLSCTLIKKLPDSICFLYNLETLKLKECQSLEELPLNLHKLTKLRYLDFSGTKVRKMPMHLEKLNNLQVLNSFYVGKGGEYNIQQLGELNLHGALSIFELQNIVNPSDALTANLKNKVHLVKLELEWSANDDDSQKGREVLEKLQPSKHLKKLSISNYGSTRFPDWFGDNSLSNVVSITLRYCVNCVSLPSFGLLPSLKKLSIIGLHGVVVIGGEFYGNGSSTIPFASLERLEFEDMKELEEWECKRVGDFFPRLEDLIVSNCPKLKEHLPKQLPSLKLLSINCCFRLVGSVPLAPSIQKLNLHNCGKLQFGHNPSTLQRLRIGGRCMKGSLLESIWHTISNNTSLVELLIVTCPNMNIPISPCYKFLVSLTIIDSYKSLRIFPLHFFPNLNSLELVRCPNLEMITQEEHGHNLTKLNILWCPKFTSFPKGGLSAPRLQNFNISGLENLRSLPESMHILLPSLDELNICDCPQLEPFSDGALPPNLQYLILGKRFMPSLIQALAANTSQLRLRFTLMDDVECFPDEGLLPHSLTSLEIYNFPNLTKLDYRGLCHLPSLTELHLFNCPGLQCFPEEGLPKSISKLSIRRNCPLLKQLCQKPNGEDWGKISHIQWIYIDDE is encoded by the coding sequence ATGGCGGTTGAACTAGTTGGAGGTGCTCTTGCTTCCGCTTTCTTTCAGGTCACATTTGAAAGGCTAGCTTCTGCTGATATTCTGGCCTACTTTCGTGGAAGAAAACTCAATGAGAAGCTGCTCAAAAAGCTCCACATCATGCTGCTATCCATCAATGCTGTTGTTGATGATGCAGAGCTAAAGCAGATCAGAAATGGAAACGTGAAAGCATGGCTTGATGCTGTCAAGGATGCTGCCTTTGATGCAGAGGATCTCTTGGATGAAATAGACGCTCAACTCTCCCTAAAAAACCAGGAAGCTGAATCTCAGCCCACTGCCAGCAAGGTATGGAATTTCTTCAATGCTACTGTGAGTGCATTTGATAAGGAAATTGAACCAAGGATGCAAGAAATCCTTGACAACCTAGAATATCTTGCTAGGCAAAAGGATATACTAGGTTTGAGAGAGGGAGCTGGTTTTGGTGTTGGGTCAACTAGGCAAGTGTCACAAAAATTGCCATCAACATCTTTGTTTGGTGAAACTGTTATATATGGTAGACACCATgacaaaggcactgtctttggtTGGTTGATGTCcgactctgagaatgatgacCATCAGCTGTCCATAATTTCTGTAGTGGGTATGGGCGGCATGGGTAAGACCACTCTTGCCCAACATTTATACAATGACCCAAGGCTGGAGGGTAAATTTGACATCAAAGCTTGGGTCTGTGTTTCAGATGACTTTGATGTTTTTAAGGTGACAAGAGCAATTCTAGATGAAATCACTAGATCCAGTGATGACAGCAGAGAGCTCAATACGCTTCAGGTAAAACTGAAAGAAAAGTTGATGGGGaagagctttcttcttgtttTGGATGACGTTTGGAATGAAGATCACATGCAATGGGAATCTCTCCGAGCTCCTTTCAGCAGTGCTGCTCAAGGAAGCAAAATTCTGGTCACTACACGCAGTATGAAAGTTGCTTCAATCATGCGATCAAATCAGACCTGTCAGCTAGAACAATTACAAGAACAACATAGTTGGCAATTGTTCTCTAAGCATGCATTTCAGGATGAGAATTCTCAGTTAAATCCAGACTTTAAGGAGGTTGGTATAAAGATAGTTAGAAAATGCAAAGGCTTGCCTCTAGCCTTGAAAAGTATTGGAAGTCTCTTATACACAAAATCATCTTCATTGGAATGGGAGAGAATATTGAAAAGTGAGGTATGGGAGATACCAGAAGCGGATAACAATATCATCCCTGCTTTAatactaagctatcaatacctTCCTTCTCATCTGAAGAGATGCTTTGCTTATTGTTCTTTATTCCCCAAAGGCTATGTGTTTGAGAAAGAGGATTTAGTTCTACTATGGATGGCAGAAAAGTTTCTAAAATGTTTTCAGAAGGGTAAGAGTATAGAAGAAGTGGGTGAAGAGTACTTTAATGATTTGTTATCGATGTCTTTTTTTCAACATTCAAGGGGAGATCGAAGGAAATTTGTCATGCATGACCTTCTCAATGATTTGGCAAAATATGTGTCTGGGGATTTTGCTTACAGGTTGGAGGTTGAAGAAGCACAAAATATATCGAAAATGATTcgtcatttttcatttttaagaaGTAAATATGAAGCTTCTGAAAGATTTGATGCATTGTACAATACCAATCGATTACGAACATTTCTACCATTAGGTAGGAATGCCAACGTACTCTTTCGCTCACCCTTCTGGATATCTGACGTGTTGGTGCATGCATTGGTCTCCAAGTTCAAGTATTTGCGTGCCTTATCTTTTTCTGGTTATGGGGTGTTTGAGTTGCCTGACTCAGTAGGCAATCTTATACATCTGCGTCATCTAGACCTTTCTTGTACCCTCATAAAAAAGTTACCTGATTCAATATGTTTTCTCTATAACTTAGAGACATTGAAGTTGAAGGAATGCCAATCTTTGGAAGAGCTGCCCTTGAATTTGCATAAACTCACTAAATTGCGCTATCTTGATTTTAGTGGAACAAAGGTGAGAAAAATGCCAATGCACTTGGAAAAATTAAACAATCTTCAAGTACTGAATTCATTTTATGTGGGAAAAGGTGGTGAGTATAATATTCAGCAATTAGGTGAACTCAATCTTCATGGAGCACTATCAATTTTTGAGCTGCAGAATATTGTCAATCCCTCGGATGCATTAACagcaaatttaaaaaataaagtacACCTCGTGAAGCTTGAGTTAGAATGGAGTGCAAACGATGATGATTCACAGAAAGGAAGAGAAGTTCTTGAGAAGCTGCAACCTTCCAAACACTTGAAGAAGCTATCAATTAGCAACTATGGCAGTACCCGATTTCCAGATTGGTTTGGAGATAATTCGTTGTCTAATGTGGTGTCCATAACATTGAGATATTGCGTCAATTGTGTGTCATTGCCTTCCTTTGGGCTGTTGCCATCTCTGAAGAAGCTTTCAATTATTGGGCTCCATGGGGTAGTGGTAATTGGTGGTGAGTTTTATGGGAACGGGAGTTCTACTATTCCATTTGCATCATTGGAAAGATTAGAATTTGAGGATATGAAAGAATTGGAAGAATGGGAATGTAAAAGAGTGGGGGATTTTTTTCCACGCCTCGAAGACCTTATTGTTTCGAATTGTCCCAAGCTAAAAGAGCATTTGCCGAAACAGCTTCCTTCTTTGAAGCTATTATCTATTAATTGCTGTTTTCGGCTTGTGGGTTCTGTTCCATTGGCTCCATCCATTCAAAAATTGAATCTACATAACTGTGGAAAGCTGCAATTTGGTCATAATCCCTCTACTCTTCAAAGGCTCAGGATTGGTGGACGTTGCATGAAAGGTTCGTTGCTTGAAAGCATTTGGCACACCATATCTAATAATACCTCTCTTGTTGAATTACTAATTGTTACTTGCCCAAATATGAACATTCCCATTAGCCCTTGCTACAAATTCCTTGTATCATTGACCATCATTGATAGCTACAAATCTCTAAGGATCTTTCCTCTGCATTTCTTCCCCAATCTCAATTCTCTCGAACTGGTGCGTTGCCCCAATCTTGAAATGATTACACAGGAGGAGCATGGCCATAATCTCACTAAGCTGAATATCCTATGGTGCCCTAAGTTTACATCATTTCCCAAAGGAGGACTCTCTGCACCGAGGCTACAGAATTTTAATATTAGTGGATTGGAGAATTTAAGATCATTGCCTGAAAGCATGCATATCCTTCTTCCATCTCTTGATGAGCTCAACATATGTGATTGTCCACAACTGGAGCCGTTCTCTGATGGAGCTTTGCCGCCAAACCTACAATATTTGATTCTTGGAAAACGTTTTATGCCATCACTGATACAGGCTTTGGCAGCCAACACTTCTCAGCTTCGCTTGCGTTTCACATTAAtggatgatgtggagtgttttCCTGATGAAGGGTTGCTGCCACACTCACTCACTTCTCTGGAGATATATAATTTTCCAAATCTTACAAAACTGGACTACAGGGGTCTCTGCCACCTCCCCTCTCT